DNA from Prunus persica cultivar Lovell chromosome G6, Prunus_persica_NCBIv2, whole genome shotgun sequence:
GCACTCCAGAGCACACTGTGGTTCGGCTCCAATGGAAAATTCCTAGACCTGGCGCATGTAAAGTTAACACAGATGGAAGTAGAATCAATGCCACTAGTCTTAGTGGTGATGGAGGTTTATTACGAGATGCTACTGGTGCTTGGATCCAAGGCTTTATTGTGAATCTGGGTGCAAGTACAATCCTTGAGGCGGAATTATAGGGTATCTTTTGGGGGCTTAGTTTGGCTTAGGATGCTGGCTATCGTGATGTGGAGATTGTAACTCTGTTATCTTCTCCTATGGTTCCAACTCACCCTTTGTACAACATCATTTTCTGTTGTAAAATGAAGATCTATGAACCCTGGTTTGTGCAATTAAGCATATCTACCGTGAACAAAATGTAGCCGCATATGCTTTGGTTGCTAGAAGTTATAATCTTGGCCTTGGGCTCCATGTGATGAGGTGCTTGACTTCCTTGAAGATATTCATGCTGCGGATGCTAGGGGCGCTGTGAGGCCTCGTGCTTTTACTATGTAATTGTTTGGCTTTGGGCTTTTAGCCCCCCACttatcaaaaaaaaagaaaaaacatacaagaatctttattaattaattaaagtatAAAGAGATTAAAAATTATGATAACATACTTTCAAAGTTAAGGGACAATGGCAAATGCACCtttgaaatcaaattgaatttggGAAGGGAGGGGgtgactttttttctttgctaccTACTGCCTGCCGCCGACGCCAGATAGGTGAGGTAAGGAACCCGCCGTCGGATCGGGTGAAGGTTGGTTCAATAGGATTAGAGGTTTGGGGATTTAGGGTTGGTTTgctagcttttttttttaggggaTTTAGGTTAGTTCATGTGGGGAAGGGGAAGGGAGATATCGAGGAGGGAAGCGAAAGTTGGATgcgtcttttaaaaaaattaaaattaaaattaaaaaaatgagccaaaacgacgtcgttttggacgacaggctaaaaaaaaaacacttcagTATGACGACGAAAAAAAGGAAACGCACTGCGAGTTCTTTGGGGATTTTCATCGAACACTTTGCAAGGGTCAATTGTTCCTTCAATGACAGATTTCAGAGGTTGCAGGGGTCATTTGACCACCCTTGCTCCTCTGTAGATCCATCACCGCCACCGAGTAAACAAGCATCGTCAACAGTATCTCTAGAACCCAGATTGAGTGAGAGAACTCGTGTTGGATCATGAAGAATGTGCGGAGCATGTGGGAGAATCTAAAGAAGTGTACATGTACGACTAGAAGAAGACTCGACCCAACTCTAATATATTGGTTACTACAACACCTTCCTTATTCTTTCTCTTCCCCTCTCTCTATTCAATAGTCATGAACCCCAACTCATCATCCACCCTATGTATCTCTCTTCCCCCTTTCtgtgtttgtgggttttgacGCTTTCTACGATTGAAGCTCACAATTGCGATTGAGACCTTAGGTTTCACTGGGTctctaaaattatgaaattagtCAGATGGATGTCGTGGTAAGGTGAGGTGGTGATGGTTGGGAGGCATAGGGTGGTGGGGTGATTGGGCGATAGGGTTCGTTGGGATGGGGTGGAGGCGAAGagatggttttatttttatttattttaaatttaagttttttaaattaatgtatttatttaataatatatgtggaCCATATGGCACCATATGAGTGGGTCTACGTGGCATATTTATTGCCACGTTAGCAGTTAACTGAAAGACTAACTGTAGGTATGAAAGTGGTAAAAAAAATCGACTTTGTGTACGTAATTAAGACGAAAAAAACTTGCTGCATTGAACTCTAAAAGTCGGTAAACTTGATTGTAGTAAACTAAAAATTAcccttatttttattatttatttttggctctttatcacaaatggtcccttaGGTTTACGAAAATGGtctttgagtttttttatgaTATTAATAGTCCTTAACGTtaaggctttttatcacaaatggtccctgccGTTAGAAATTCTGTTAAGTGTGACGTGGAAGATAAGTAAACCCACATGTCCAATCACATTGTGACATGtagattaaataaataaatatatttttttaatgaacatACATTTTTTCCTGCAACTTCTCATCCCCCTCCCTCTACTttgtctctctccccctctacGCTCTCTCCACCCAGGGCCTCCGATTTTTGAGGGCCTCTGATAACATaaatttctttatattatatatatattaatattacaggaattgtatatatacttTAGCGTGCTACATCTTGGCACAAAAGTGCATGTAGCAGAGTTGGCTTTCTAGCGCATATCCCTTAATAGAAGACCCAAACCTTAAAAATAAGGAAACATCAAACTAAGCTAACCAGCAACAGTATTATATATCAATCGCTTTTGTTCAAGTATCAAAGTACTTTCttccactaaaaaaaacaacaacaaaaaaacttcatggcttcttctttctcttaaacTCTGATTTTCTAGTAAGTAATTATCATCATTTATCAAtctctttggttcttttttcaatccttggacaatttttgttattcttttaattttaggaATTTCAACGCCAAAAAGCGAAAACCCTAATtcctaaattcataaaaacCACTCAAAATCATATAGTCATATTCAATCAAATCTCAATTCAAATCCATGAATGTTTCAATCTATATATTACAtgacttattttattaaattattatcatgTTGATGATTGGTTATAAAAGGAAATTTAGTTTTTAGAAATATTTATCTATTTCTTGTTGGGGTTATCTTCCAGGTTATagggttttggaattttttctttgtaatctAAACATGCCACCTACTAGAAAATACGTTTCTGGATATACAAAACgacttaaaaaaagaaaaatcgagGAATTGACTCAATCTCAAAGAGGAGCTCTAGATAGATTCATTGTTAAAGAATCACATGCTACAATTGATGAAAATACTTACAATGAACAATAACAAGATGATCTTGAGGAATTAATGTGTGGATAATGTTGAGCATAATGAGAATGATGACAATGAAAATGTTGATATCGATGAAAATGTTTTTATCACATTAAGgtataacaaatttttttatataatattttcttattagATGATGTGATGCCCAAATTTAATTTTCGCACAGATCCCTTAAAATATCATAGACGGCCCTGTCTCCACCCTATGCCCCCCTCTCTTTCCCTCTACTGCAATCAATAAAATAGTCGATATCTTTTTAAGCTGTGACCTATAAGCATTATTTAGTTGAATAGGCGTGGAAGAAGTCATCAAGGAGTACGAGATTTTGATAGTAAACTTGTTgtctacaaaaaaaatttcttagtaAAAAACTGTTTATTGTCTGTTAATCATTTGGCCAGTGAAAAAAAGGATTTTATGAAGATTCTTTTGCACTGAATGGCCTAGTTATTTGGATCAAACAAACTTTTGATATAATTTTTccataaaaaagagaaagctaATTAACCTTTGGACTGTATGTtaaagggagagggagagcaGAGGGAGGAGACAGGGAGAGCAGAGGGAGAGGGAAgagtgaaagagagagaggctagAGGGAGTAGAGCGAAGGGATGGGAAGTTGTCAAAAAACAtggatttttattataaaaaatatttatttatttaattcataTGTCACGATGTAATTAGACGTATGAGCTCTAATTATCTTCAACATTACACTTAACAGAATTTATAACACATAGACTATTTATGATTAAAAGAAATCATAATATTAAGGACTAttaatgttataaaaaaaatacactattaatgttataaaaaaaaaacttgaaaaccattTGTGACAATTTTATAAACCTAAGTGACCATGTTTGATAAAAagcctttattttttggtcggaAAATAGGAACAAGGAGGAAGTTGAAAACTACACGATTCATAACTTAATTGCTGTGCAAGCTGTTCTACAAAGACTTGTTCTTGGCTGGCGCAGGAGAAAGACTTCCGTCAAACTACCTGCTTTTCACAACCTGAGGAGGACTAGCTGGCCAATCACAGTTTACAATTTTGTTGAATTCCATTGACCCTTCAATTCATTTCTGCTTATTTAGCTCTGGTGCTTCTGGTGGTCTGTAATTAGGACCAGAACTGATCATatttggagcctttgattgagaagaagatggagTTGGCAttgggaagagagagaaaaaaagtggTGGTCATAGGAGGGGGTGTTGCTGGCTCTCTTCTTGCCAAATCACTCCAATTCCTTGCTGATTTCACTCTCATTGATGAGTATgcatctctctccctctctctcacactcatAGCTGAATACCCTTTTGTTGAATAATtgaagttgatttttttttcagtttgtttAGCAGATGTTGCAATCCGAGGCTTAAgttgttctttcttcttttgtttgcaTATTTGACCATTTAAACTACAGAAACCAAAATGCTTTTTATGGGTTTATACTTTTTTTCGTCTATTTCGATTTAATTCAAAGATCTGGTATATCATAGATTGCTGATGAAATCTAATTACAGCCTCTGCATCTGGTAGGTTGGGAAAGAACAACTTTAGGGTTCCCTGATATAGAAGTTATTCTAGTCTCATAGTGATCATGTTGTTTAGTTTAAGCAAAAGGTTCGAAACATGGAATATGTCCTCACCCATGTAATTTGCATGCATATATCGTTTCTTTGGTCCTTGGATCTCCTGAGTTACTGGACTAGgagaattgaaattaattgCTGTGGTATATTTGACTTGTGGACAGCAATACTATTTGTATTTGTGCTTGTGTGCTTGTGCTTGTAAGTAAAAGTGATTTGTAGCTGTGTGAGAATTGAAACCTAACAATATAGACTCAGCCACATTGCAGTCAAtctggttttcaatttttgaaggAGTGCAAAGTGTGGAGTACCTTGCACAGATCCTTCTGTGTGCATTGTTTTTTAATAACCATTTCCAGTAGAACCCAAAAGAACACAATTGAAGATATTGAATTTGGTTAGGGTATTAAAAGTTGACTGTAGGCTCTGCATTTGGTTGTGGTCAATTTGGTTAATCTATACTTGTCTATCTTCCCTGGTACATATGAAGGAATTGAGAGGGAATGTAATAAAGTTCAATAATTTAGGGTGAGGGTAGGGTGTAACTCTAAGCAATCTCTATGATGTTCTGTGAATGTGTGTGTGCACTGGTGCATGCGCATGTGTCCGGAGCATGCTTGTATGGAAGGTTAAGTTTACTGGATAATGCACATGCTAGTTTCTAAATTTATTTCTATTGACTGGGAATCAGCTCACTTCTATTCAGAACTCTTTCGCTTTGGTAGTTTTGACGTTCTGATTTAGTTACCATTTGTAAGAATCAATTAGAAAGCTGTTCACTTAAAGCGTATGCATCATCCACTCAATCCAGTTAAGCCCTTGTCTTGAATGATCTAGACATGAATGATTTCTTAATTCATTTCTTTAAGTTAACCCATGCTCATAGGATAACCTTGAACCATCCCTTCTCCCTTCTCCAAGCTCGATAGTGAGAGCATAAAAGAAGTTTCTCACTTGTGACATTTAAATGGTATGTACTGTCTTTTGGACATAGGAATTGCTAGAAACATGAACATTATCAGGAAATTGACTTTGCTGGGCATGTAACTCATCCTAGCTGGCTAGGTGTGTTGCAGCTAAAAAAAGTTAGAAATCATGCATGCACAAAAACCATAGAAACATAGTGGAATTCCACTTTTCTAACCAAaaaccattctctctctctctctctctctctctctctctctctctctctctctctctctctctctctctctctgttttacCCCTGTAAGTTCATTCTTGACCACAAGAGAAGCATTGTTAGTAATTCTGAACTGCTGATGGTTGTAGTTGTCAAAAATGACATATTGTAGAACTTTACTTCTCTAGAACTTTTTCATCTATGCTTCTaagtgaaaacaaatttgaaatcAGGAAGGAATATTTTGAGATTCCATGGGCAAGCTTGAGAGCCATGGTGGAGCCATCATTTGCGGAGAGATCTGTGATCAACCATAGAGATTACCTCACCAATGGCCAAATTATTGCATCCAGAGCAATCAATGTCTCAGATACTGAAGTGCTGACTGCAACGGGACGTCTCATTCCCTATGACTACCTTGTCATTGCCACTGGTCACGCAGATCGTGTTCCCAAAACTAAGACTGAGAGACTTAGTGAATTCCAAGAAGGTAAAGGAACTAAAGtgtaatccaaacatttctttcccttttgtGAACTGCCAAACAGAGTGCTGAGAAGGCAGATTGCATATATTTCAAAGGAGGGTGACAATATCTCAGATGACCTAGCATTCCAATTAATATTTGACACAGAACTTTCACCCATAAAATTCATGTACCACCATTAAAAGATGAATTTTCTAATTAAAAGAATCATAATTCACAGTTAATTGAATCTAGAATATTTGCTTTTATTAACTGATTTCTTAAGAACTTGTAATAATAACATTTAATGTTTTGTATATCCTTATACTGTTCTTTTGTTAATTGTGCTTGACTTAACATTAATCTCTCCATTCGCAGAGAATCAAAAGATACGATCAGCTAATTCAATTCTAATTGTTGGAGGAGGCCCAACTGGTGTAGAACTTGCTGGAGAAATTGCTGTTGATTACCCAGATAAGAAAGTTACTCTGGTGCACACTGGATCAAGGTTGCTGGAGTTCATTGGACCAAAAGCTGCAAGCAAGACTCTGAATTGGTTGAAATCAAGGAGAGTTGAGGTGATATTGGAGCAGTCAGTCAGTTTAAATAATATCTCAGATGGAAGCAAAACATATCAAACTTCAGAGGGGGGAACGTTTGAAGCAGATTGTCATTTTCTGTGCACAGGGAAACGTCTGGGTTCAGCATGGCTCAAAGAAACAGTGTTAGAGAATAGCATGGATGTTAATGGGAGGTTGATGGTTGATGAGAATCTGAGAGTCAAAGGTCGAAAGAACATCTTTGCAATTGGAGACATTACTAATATTCCTGTGAGTGCTAGCTGCAACCTTGTTATATGAGATTCTTTAGTTGCTAGGATagtttgttcaataaatctagcATAAAAGTAAcaaatcattttttattaaggGAAGTTGGGAAGTCAGGCTTTTACTTTTGAAACACTGGAGTATACTTTATGCTATGAGTCATTATTATCTCATTCTAACCTGAGTTTAGATTTATTAACATAGTGATGATAACTTGTCTTTTCTTgattaaaatagtttatataATCGAGTTCATAAAGTGCGTATTAAGATTTGTGTTTTGAAATAACCTGTGGATCACGAGTTCCAAAAAGCGGTCTCTACCTCATGCTGTTCTGATTGTTTTAGGTGAACATCATGTGTTGCAGGCTTCATGCCATTCCCTTCAAGTAGTCTATTTTCCATATTCAATCTGCATAATTTGAGCAGCAAGTGCCCCTTCAATGGgcgaaaaaagaagaaaagaaagagctAGATAATATTCAATCTCTGTGATCAATCTGCTCAATGATGCCTTATGCTTATAGTTAGATCGCTTGTATTCTGATATATCTCTTGCACccaaaaaaagggggaaaaagaaaaaggaaaaagaaatagtatgtTTGATTGTATGGATTTTAATTTGAGAAGTATTATATTGGTCTGTGGAATGGCTATGCTTCGGAAGCAAATCTAATGCATTTGCTGTGTGCAAACATCACAGGAAATCAAACAAGGGTATTTGGCACAAAAACAGGCTTTGGTGGCTGCAAAGAACTTAAAGCTATTGCTAGCAGGTGGAAAAGAAAGTAAATTGGCTACTTATGAACCTCACTCAGTAATGGCACTTGTTTCACTTGGGAGGAAACATGGTGTTGCACAGTTCCCATTGACAACCATTAGTGGACGCATCCCAGGACTGATCAAATCTAAAGATCTTTTTGTGGGAAAGACAAGGAAGCAGCTGGGCCTAGAACCTCACCCCGTACATGATTAATTTGGTGTGTATATGGATTCTTCTTTTACAGGATACATATATGCATATGTGTATTGCATGTGTTACTTGCGCGCCTCCGTGCATGCGTGTGTGGAAGGGCAGCTTGTTGATTTCACCATACAATCAACACAGTTGGCGGCATCCATAACATCATATGCAAATGTATCTGTATATACAGATAGATCTTGGTAAGGATAAATCAATGAGCTAAACAAATAGTAAATTTTGAACCATCTTATCCGGGATTACAGCACTTGTATGTGACTGTCTAAATCTTGGCTTTACAAAGGGATCTATCGGTTCAGAACTAGCTACTCATTTTAGTTCTTTGCTTTTAACTACTTGCCGAAGTCTAAATATGTGGATTTTgtgtttatatttatattctttggttttggtttggtaCATGTATATTTGTATGACGTGTGTTCCtttattcaattttgattgtttgtttCACTTGAGAGATtgtccttctttttttttttttcaataacaattaaatctttaatatttcatattttttctgatATGAACTAGTCATTTTGTCATTTGTTATGCCATTTGAGCGAGGGAAAATTTGAATACAGGACCAACTCATTAAAGTAGCTTTGTTATTGAAAAACCATCCACAATGTCCTTGGATCCTTTCCAATTGATCAAGTGTAGAGTACGATCTGCATTGGTAGTAGCAAAGCAATATTTTGTAATACTTCATCAATTGAAGAGCCCTAGGACAAATGTTGTATAATCTGACTAGCCTACGCAAGGTC
Protein-coding regions in this window:
- the LOC18772339 gene encoding apoptosis-inducing factor homolog B, with product MELALGRERKKVVVIGGGVAGSLLAKSLQFLADFTLIDEKEYFEIPWASLRAMVEPSFAERSVINHRDYLTNGQIIASRAINVSDTEVLTATGRLIPYDYLVIATGHADRVPKTKTERLSEFQEENQKIRSANSILIVGGGPTGVELAGEIAVDYPDKKVTLVHTGSRLLEFIGPKAASKTLNWLKSRRVEVILEQSVSLNNISDGSKTYQTSEGGTFEADCHFLCTGKRLGSAWLKETVLENSMDVNGRLMVDENLRVKGRKNIFAIGDITNIPEIKQGYLAQKQALVAAKNLKLLLAGGKESKLATYEPHSVMALVSLGRKHGVAQFPLTTISGRIPGLIKSKDLFVGKTRKQLGLEPHPVHD